In the Gasterosteus aculeatus chromosome X, fGasAcu3.hap1.1, whole genome shotgun sequence genome, one interval contains:
- the LOC120808682 gene encoding uncharacterized protein LOC120808682 isoform X5 produces MQERSGALLAWKVLLAGMCALLLTSSGGLVFLLVRQKELTEELVRLDAQVQVLSRSNRLQAADPAEAEDLKKLQRSRRNQEGEPRQSEDEKDMMMLMTYSMVPVKAFMDLCNSSRGLCFTGPAGPPGLPGRAGSSGPQGAPGQEGRRGRRGPPGEKGDPGLKGETYNDILIEGPSGPRGPPGPPGPPGPPGPPGPPGPACPARNCNKVKKKTIGEPMGSMVPVNASKDVLNVTVSKIDPVTSTDFAPLAPEKNRNTFNRSGNTKKSPTKSGKDTELVSPRPDYGQDKWTETSTEASFHLSTMSPTSHPTYESREVFNLTGSEKPQEEPESPHKDYSHDNTENVTDGPMQSFTDQLTVDKISDSFSTSGTVVEAPMKRESESFQVVVEDYGDTERENVTKGPILLSTVPLSVEEISDSFSTSGTFVEAPMKRESESFQVVVEDYGDTERENVTKGPILLSTVPLSVEEISDSFSTSGTIIDAPMKRDSPTARPTDNGRDVTDSERLPNTRMEAERVFPQGDDNDILNDTERENVTQAQMTLSTAPLSADENRGVFNNATEAPLQLVTAPLSVDLESDPFNVSGNFIQTTRKRECSLRAIKCPKDAMQMQSTFGAWMSDASQLDEGRYWLADHFSGRVLVEHRNNSTLHNGSDKMIDLRRFFQGCGHVVYKQSFYFHIAGRNRLLKFDLNTKETKTLVMENSRFHNLIYLFRNSKTYFKFAVDENGLWVIFASDTNDDTMVAKINTDRFSVESVINTRYPTTKAGNAFIVCGVLYFTDDKDREVTYAFDLKKESPLNASFDLRPANGILAMLSYYPNRKLLYMWDNSSVKICKVRLNLI; encoded by the exons ATGCAGGAGAGGAGCGGAGCTCTTCTGGCCTGGAAGGTGCTGCTGGCGGGGATGTGTGCGTTGCTGCTCACAAGCTCGGGGGGTCTGGTGTTCCTGCTGGTACGACAgaaggagctgacggaggagctggTGAGGTTGGACGCCCAGGTGCAGGTGCTGTCACGGAGCAACAGGCTGCAGGCAGCAGACCCTGCGGAGGCCGAAGATCTAAAGAAGCTTCAGCGCAGCAGAAGGAACCAGGAAGGAGAACCGAGACAAAGCGAGGACGAGAAGGatatgatgatgctgatgacgTACTCCATGGTTCCT GTCAAAGCCTTCATGGATCTGTGTAACAGCTCCAGAGGACTCTGTTTCACAG gtCCAGCTGGACCACCAG GTTTGCCCGGTCGAGCCGGGTCTTCGGGTCCTCAAGGTGCCCCGGGGCAAGAGGGGAGACGAGGAAGGAGAG GCCCCCCAGGTGAAAAAGGAGACCCTGGGCTGAAAGGCGAGACCTACAATGACATTCTCATTGAGG GTCCATCCGGTCCAAGGGGTCCACCGGGTCCACCAGGTCCACCAGGTCCACCGGGTCCACCAGGTCCACCAGGTCCAGCCTGTCCTGCTAGGAATTGTAATAAAGTTAAGAAGAAGACCATCGGAGAACCCATGGGTTCAATGG TTCCAGTAAATGCGAGCAAAGATGTTTTGAATGTCACCGTCTCCAAAATAGATCCAGTCACAAGTACGGACTTTG CCCCACTTGCTccggaaaaaaacagaaacaccttCAATCGCAGcggaaacacaaagaaaagtccAACAAAAAGTGGTAAAGACACTG AGTTAGTGTCCCCTCGGCCAGACTACGGACAGGACAAGTGGACTGAAACCAGCACAGAGGCATCGTTTCACTTATCAACAA TGTCACCAACATCCCATCCAACCTATGAGTCCAGAGAGGTTTTTAATTTGACCGGCTCTGAGAAACCGCAAGAGGAACCTG agtcACCTCATAAAGACTACAGCCATGACAACACAGAGAACGTTACAGACGGACCAATGCAATCATTTACTG ATCAACTTACTGTGGATAAAATCAGTGATTCCTTCAGTACCAGTGGAACCGTTGTTGAAGCACCCATGAAACGTG AGTCAGAATCGTTTCAAGTAGTAGTCGAAGACTACGGTGATACCGAGAGAGAAAATGTTACAAAAGGACCAATTCTGCTCTCAACAG TTCCTCTCTCTGTGGAAGAAATCAGTGATTCCTTCAGTACCAGTGGAACCTTTGTTGAAGCACCCATGAAACGTG AGTCAGAATCGTTTCAAGTAGTAGTCGAAGACTACGGTGATACCGAGAGAGAAAATGTTACAAAAGGACCAATTCTGCTCTCAACAG TTCCTCTCTCTGTGGAAGAAATCAGTGATTCATTCAGTACCAGTGGAACCATTATTGATGCACCCATGAAACGTG ATTCACCAACTGCTCGTCCAACTGACAACGGCAGAGATGTCACTGACTCTGAGAGACTTCCAAACACAAGGATGGAGGCTG AGAGGGTATTTCCTCAAGGAGACGACAATGACATCTTGAATGATACTGAGAGAGAAAATGTTACACAGGCACAAATGACATTATCGACAG CTCCACTTTCCGCGGACGAAAACAGGGGTGTTTTCAACAACGCTACGGAGGCGCCACTTCAATTAGTAACAG CCCCACTCTCTGTGGATCTGGAGAGCGACCCCTTCAACGTCAGTGGAAATTTCATCCAAACAACCAGGAAACGTG aaTGCAGCCTCAGAGCTATTAAATGTCCGAAGGACGCCATGCAAATGCAAAGCACTTTTGGAGCCTGGATGTCCGATGCGTCCCAACTGGATGAAGGTCGATACTGGCTGGCCGATCATTTTTCAg GTCGAGTTTTGGTGGAGCACAGAAACAATTCGACTCTTCATAATGGAAGCGACAAAATGATAGACCTGAGAAGGTTCTTCCAGGGCTGTGGTCACGTTGTTTACAAGCAGTCATTTTACTTTCACATCGCAGGAAGAAACCGCCTCTTGAA ATTTGACCTGAACACCAAGGAAACAAAGACTCTGGTGATGGAAAACAGCAGATTTCACAACCTGATTTATCTTTTTCGCAACTCAAAGACGTATTTCAAGTTTGCTGTGGATGAAAATGGATTGTGGGTCATTTTTGCATCAGATACAAATGATGATACGATGGTTGCAAAGATTAACACTGACAGATTCTCTGTTGAGTCCGTCATTAACACTCGCTACCCTACAACtaaagcaggaaatgctttcatTGTGTGTGGGGTCCTATATTTTACAGATGACAAAGATCGAGAAGTTACATATGCCTTTGATTTAAAGAAGGAGAGTCCTCTGAATGCAAGTTTTGACTTAAGGCCAGCAAATGGTATCTTGGCTATGCTGTCATATTATCCCAACAGAAAGCTTTTGTATATGTGGGACAACAGCAGCGTGAAAATATGCAAAGTTAGGCTGAACCTAATCTAG
- the LOC120808682 gene encoding uncharacterized protein LOC120808682 isoform X3, with translation MQERSGALLAWKVLLAGMCALLLTSSGGLVFLLVRQKELTEELVRLDAQVQVLSRSNRLQAADPAEAEDLKKLQRSRRNQEGEPRQSEDEKDMMMLMTYSMVPVKAFMDLCNSSRGLCFTGPAGPPGLPGRAGSSGPQGAPGQEGRRGRRGPPGEKGDPGLKGETYNDILIEGPSGPRGPPGPPGPPGPPGPPGPPGPACPARNCNKVKKKTIGEPMGSMVPVNASKDVLNVTVSKIDPVTSTDFAPLAPEKNRNTFNRSGNTKKSPTKSGKDTELVSPRPDYGQDKWTETSTEASFHLSTKSPHKDYSHDNTENVTDGPMQSFTDQLTVDKISDSFSTSGTVVEAPMKRESESFQVVVEDYGDTERENVTKGPILLSTVPLSVEEISDSFSTSGTFVEAPMKRESESFQVVVEDYGDTERENVTKGPILLSTVPLSVEEINDSFSTSGTVVEAPMKHESESFHQEDYGDTERDNVTKGPILLSTVPLSVEEISDSFSTSGTIIDAPMKRDSPTARPTDNGRDVTDSERLPNTRMEAERVFPQGDDNDILNDTERENVTQAQMTLSTAPLSADENRGVFNNATEAPLQLVTAPLSVDLESDPFNVSGNFIQTTRKRECSLRAIKCPKDAMQMQSTFGAWMSDASQLDEGRYWLADHFSGRVLVEHRNNSTLHNGSDKMIDLRRFFQGCGHVVYKQSFYFHIAGRNRLLKFDLNTKETKTLVMENSRFHNLIYLFRNSKTYFKFAVDENGLWVIFASDTNDDTMVAKINTDRFSVESVINTRYPTTKAGNAFIVCGVLYFTDDKDREVTYAFDLKKESPLNASFDLRPANGILAMLSYYPNRKLLYMWDNSSVKICKVRLNLI, from the exons ATGCAGGAGAGGAGCGGAGCTCTTCTGGCCTGGAAGGTGCTGCTGGCGGGGATGTGTGCGTTGCTGCTCACAAGCTCGGGGGGTCTGGTGTTCCTGCTGGTACGACAgaaggagctgacggaggagctggTGAGGTTGGACGCCCAGGTGCAGGTGCTGTCACGGAGCAACAGGCTGCAGGCAGCAGACCCTGCGGAGGCCGAAGATCTAAAGAAGCTTCAGCGCAGCAGAAGGAACCAGGAAGGAGAACCGAGACAAAGCGAGGACGAGAAGGatatgatgatgctgatgacgTACTCCATGGTTCCT GTCAAAGCCTTCATGGATCTGTGTAACAGCTCCAGAGGACTCTGTTTCACAG gtCCAGCTGGACCACCAG GTTTGCCCGGTCGAGCCGGGTCTTCGGGTCCTCAAGGTGCCCCGGGGCAAGAGGGGAGACGAGGAAGGAGAG GCCCCCCAGGTGAAAAAGGAGACCCTGGGCTGAAAGGCGAGACCTACAATGACATTCTCATTGAGG GTCCATCCGGTCCAAGGGGTCCACCGGGTCCACCAGGTCCACCAGGTCCACCGGGTCCACCAGGTCCACCAGGTCCAGCCTGTCCTGCTAGGAATTGTAATAAAGTTAAGAAGAAGACCATCGGAGAACCCATGGGTTCAATGG TTCCAGTAAATGCGAGCAAAGATGTTTTGAATGTCACCGTCTCCAAAATAGATCCAGTCACAAGTACGGACTTTG CCCCACTTGCTccggaaaaaaacagaaacaccttCAATCGCAGcggaaacacaaagaaaagtccAACAAAAAGTGGTAAAGACACTG AGTTAGTGTCCCCTCGGCCAGACTACGGACAGGACAAGTGGACTGAAACCAGCACAGAGGCATCGTTTCACTTATCAACAA agtcACCTCATAAAGACTACAGCCATGACAACACAGAGAACGTTACAGACGGACCAATGCAATCATTTACTG ATCAACTTACTGTGGATAAAATCAGTGATTCCTTCAGTACCAGTGGAACCGTTGTTGAAGCACCCATGAAACGTG AGTCAGAATCGTTTCAAGTAGTAGTCGAAGACTACGGTGATACCGAGAGAGAAAATGTTACAAAAGGACCAATTCTGCTCTCAACAG TTCCTCTCTCTGTGGAAGAAATCAGTGATTCCTTCAGTACCAGTGGAACCTTTGTTGAAGCACCCATGAAACGTG AGTCAGAATCGTTTCAAGTAGTAGTCGAAGACTACGGTGATACCGAGAGAGAAAATGTTACAAAAGGACCAATTCTGCTCTCAACAG TTCCTCTCTCTGTGGAAGAAATCAATGATTCCTTCAGTACCAGTGGAACCGTTGTTGAAGCACCCATGAAACATG AGTCAGAATCGTTTCATCAAGAAGACTACGGTGATACCGAGAGAGATAATGTTACAAAAGGACCAATTCTGCTCTCAACAG TTCCTCTCTCTGTGGAAGAAATCAGTGATTCATTCAGTACCAGTGGAACCATTATTGATGCACCCATGAAACGTG ATTCACCAACTGCTCGTCCAACTGACAACGGCAGAGATGTCACTGACTCTGAGAGACTTCCAAACACAAGGATGGAGGCTG AGAGGGTATTTCCTCAAGGAGACGACAATGACATCTTGAATGATACTGAGAGAGAAAATGTTACACAGGCACAAATGACATTATCGACAG CTCCACTTTCCGCGGACGAAAACAGGGGTGTTTTCAACAACGCTACGGAGGCGCCACTTCAATTAGTAACAG CCCCACTCTCTGTGGATCTGGAGAGCGACCCCTTCAACGTCAGTGGAAATTTCATCCAAACAACCAGGAAACGTG aaTGCAGCCTCAGAGCTATTAAATGTCCGAAGGACGCCATGCAAATGCAAAGCACTTTTGGAGCCTGGATGTCCGATGCGTCCCAACTGGATGAAGGTCGATACTGGCTGGCCGATCATTTTTCAg GTCGAGTTTTGGTGGAGCACAGAAACAATTCGACTCTTCATAATGGAAGCGACAAAATGATAGACCTGAGAAGGTTCTTCCAGGGCTGTGGTCACGTTGTTTACAAGCAGTCATTTTACTTTCACATCGCAGGAAGAAACCGCCTCTTGAA ATTTGACCTGAACACCAAGGAAACAAAGACTCTGGTGATGGAAAACAGCAGATTTCACAACCTGATTTATCTTTTTCGCAACTCAAAGACGTATTTCAAGTTTGCTGTGGATGAAAATGGATTGTGGGTCATTTTTGCATCAGATACAAATGATGATACGATGGTTGCAAAGATTAACACTGACAGATTCTCTGTTGAGTCCGTCATTAACACTCGCTACCCTACAACtaaagcaggaaatgctttcatTGTGTGTGGGGTCCTATATTTTACAGATGACAAAGATCGAGAAGTTACATATGCCTTTGATTTAAAGAAGGAGAGTCCTCTGAATGCAAGTTTTGACTTAAGGCCAGCAAATGGTATCTTGGCTATGCTGTCATATTATCCCAACAGAAAGCTTTTGTATATGTGGGACAACAGCAGCGTGAAAATATGCAAAGTTAGGCTGAACCTAATCTAG
- the LOC120808682 gene encoding uncharacterized protein LOC120808682 isoform X2, whose product MQERSGALLAWKVLLAGMCALLLTSSGGLVFLLVRQKELTEELVRLDAQVQVLSRSNRLQAADPAEAEDLKKLQRSRRNQEGEPRQSEDEKDMMMLMTYSMVPVKAFMDLCNSSRGLCFTGPAGPPGLPGRAGSSGPQGAPGQEGRRGRRGPPGEKGDPGLKGETYNDILIEGPSGPRGPPGPPGPPGPPGPPGPPGPACPARNCNKVKKKTIGEPMGSMVPVNASKDVLNVTVSKIDPVTSTDFAPLAPEKNRNTFNRSGNTKKSPTKSELVSPRPDYGQDKWTETSTEASFHLSTMSPTSHPTYESREVFNLTGSEKPQEEPESPHKDYSHDNTENVTDGPMQSFTDQLTVDKISDSFSTSGTVVEAPMKRESESFQVVVEDYGDTERENVTKGPILLSTVPLSVEEISDSFSTSGTFVEAPMKRESESFQVVVEDYGDTERENVTKGPILLSTVPLSVEEINDSFSTSGTVVEAPMKHESESFHQEDYGDTERDNVTKGPILLSTVPLSVEEISDSFSTSGTIIDAPMKRDSPTARPTDNGRDVTDSERLPNTRMEAERVFPQGDDNDILNDTERENVTQAQMTLSTAPLSADENRGVFNNATEAPLQLVTAPLSVDLESDPFNVSGNFIQTTRKRECSLRAIKCPKDAMQMQSTFGAWMSDASQLDEGRYWLADHFSGRVLVEHRNNSTLHNGSDKMIDLRRFFQGCGHVVYKQSFYFHIAGRNRLLKFDLNTKETKTLVMENSRFHNLIYLFRNSKTYFKFAVDENGLWVIFASDTNDDTMVAKINTDRFSVESVINTRYPTTKAGNAFIVCGVLYFTDDKDREVTYAFDLKKESPLNASFDLRPANGILAMLSYYPNRKLLYMWDNSSVKICKVRLNLI is encoded by the exons ATGCAGGAGAGGAGCGGAGCTCTTCTGGCCTGGAAGGTGCTGCTGGCGGGGATGTGTGCGTTGCTGCTCACAAGCTCGGGGGGTCTGGTGTTCCTGCTGGTACGACAgaaggagctgacggaggagctggTGAGGTTGGACGCCCAGGTGCAGGTGCTGTCACGGAGCAACAGGCTGCAGGCAGCAGACCCTGCGGAGGCCGAAGATCTAAAGAAGCTTCAGCGCAGCAGAAGGAACCAGGAAGGAGAACCGAGACAAAGCGAGGACGAGAAGGatatgatgatgctgatgacgTACTCCATGGTTCCT GTCAAAGCCTTCATGGATCTGTGTAACAGCTCCAGAGGACTCTGTTTCACAG gtCCAGCTGGACCACCAG GTTTGCCCGGTCGAGCCGGGTCTTCGGGTCCTCAAGGTGCCCCGGGGCAAGAGGGGAGACGAGGAAGGAGAG GCCCCCCAGGTGAAAAAGGAGACCCTGGGCTGAAAGGCGAGACCTACAATGACATTCTCATTGAGG GTCCATCCGGTCCAAGGGGTCCACCGGGTCCACCAGGTCCACCAGGTCCACCGGGTCCACCAGGTCCACCAGGTCCAGCCTGTCCTGCTAGGAATTGTAATAAAGTTAAGAAGAAGACCATCGGAGAACCCATGGGTTCAATGG TTCCAGTAAATGCGAGCAAAGATGTTTTGAATGTCACCGTCTCCAAAATAGATCCAGTCACAAGTACGGACTTTG CCCCACTTGCTccggaaaaaaacagaaacaccttCAATCGCAGcggaaacacaaagaaaagtccAACAAAAAGTG AGTTAGTGTCCCCTCGGCCAGACTACGGACAGGACAAGTGGACTGAAACCAGCACAGAGGCATCGTTTCACTTATCAACAA TGTCACCAACATCCCATCCAACCTATGAGTCCAGAGAGGTTTTTAATTTGACCGGCTCTGAGAAACCGCAAGAGGAACCTG agtcACCTCATAAAGACTACAGCCATGACAACACAGAGAACGTTACAGACGGACCAATGCAATCATTTACTG ATCAACTTACTGTGGATAAAATCAGTGATTCCTTCAGTACCAGTGGAACCGTTGTTGAAGCACCCATGAAACGTG AGTCAGAATCGTTTCAAGTAGTAGTCGAAGACTACGGTGATACCGAGAGAGAAAATGTTACAAAAGGACCAATTCTGCTCTCAACAG TTCCTCTCTCTGTGGAAGAAATCAGTGATTCCTTCAGTACCAGTGGAACCTTTGTTGAAGCACCCATGAAACGTG AGTCAGAATCGTTTCAAGTAGTAGTCGAAGACTACGGTGATACCGAGAGAGAAAATGTTACAAAAGGACCAATTCTGCTCTCAACAG TTCCTCTCTCTGTGGAAGAAATCAATGATTCCTTCAGTACCAGTGGAACCGTTGTTGAAGCACCCATGAAACATG AGTCAGAATCGTTTCATCAAGAAGACTACGGTGATACCGAGAGAGATAATGTTACAAAAGGACCAATTCTGCTCTCAACAG TTCCTCTCTCTGTGGAAGAAATCAGTGATTCATTCAGTACCAGTGGAACCATTATTGATGCACCCATGAAACGTG ATTCACCAACTGCTCGTCCAACTGACAACGGCAGAGATGTCACTGACTCTGAGAGACTTCCAAACACAAGGATGGAGGCTG AGAGGGTATTTCCTCAAGGAGACGACAATGACATCTTGAATGATACTGAGAGAGAAAATGTTACACAGGCACAAATGACATTATCGACAG CTCCACTTTCCGCGGACGAAAACAGGGGTGTTTTCAACAACGCTACGGAGGCGCCACTTCAATTAGTAACAG CCCCACTCTCTGTGGATCTGGAGAGCGACCCCTTCAACGTCAGTGGAAATTTCATCCAAACAACCAGGAAACGTG aaTGCAGCCTCAGAGCTATTAAATGTCCGAAGGACGCCATGCAAATGCAAAGCACTTTTGGAGCCTGGATGTCCGATGCGTCCCAACTGGATGAAGGTCGATACTGGCTGGCCGATCATTTTTCAg GTCGAGTTTTGGTGGAGCACAGAAACAATTCGACTCTTCATAATGGAAGCGACAAAATGATAGACCTGAGAAGGTTCTTCCAGGGCTGTGGTCACGTTGTTTACAAGCAGTCATTTTACTTTCACATCGCAGGAAGAAACCGCCTCTTGAA ATTTGACCTGAACACCAAGGAAACAAAGACTCTGGTGATGGAAAACAGCAGATTTCACAACCTGATTTATCTTTTTCGCAACTCAAAGACGTATTTCAAGTTTGCTGTGGATGAAAATGGATTGTGGGTCATTTTTGCATCAGATACAAATGATGATACGATGGTTGCAAAGATTAACACTGACAGATTCTCTGTTGAGTCCGTCATTAACACTCGCTACCCTACAACtaaagcaggaaatgctttcatTGTGTGTGGGGTCCTATATTTTACAGATGACAAAGATCGAGAAGTTACATATGCCTTTGATTTAAAGAAGGAGAGTCCTCTGAATGCAAGTTTTGACTTAAGGCCAGCAAATGGTATCTTGGCTATGCTGTCATATTATCCCAACAGAAAGCTTTTGTATATGTGGGACAACAGCAGCGTGAAAATATGCAAAGTTAGGCTGAACCTAATCTAG
- the LOC120808682 gene encoding uncharacterized protein LOC120808682 isoform X1, whose product MQERSGALLAWKVLLAGMCALLLTSSGGLVFLLVRQKELTEELVRLDAQVQVLSRSNRLQAADPAEAEDLKKLQRSRRNQEGEPRQSEDEKDMMMLMTYSMVPVKAFMDLCNSSRGLCFTGPAGPPGLPGRAGSSGPQGAPGQEGRRGRRGPPGEKGDPGLKGETYNDILIEGPSGPRGPPGPPGPPGPPGPPGPPGPACPARNCNKVKKKTIGEPMGSMVPVNASKDVLNVTVSKIDPVTSTDFAPLAPEKNRNTFNRSGNTKKSPTKSGKDTELVSPRPDYGQDKWTETSTEASFHLSTMSPTSHPTYESREVFNLTGSEKPQEEPESPHKDYSHDNTENVTDGPMQSFTDQLTVDKISDSFSTSGTVVEAPMKRESESFQVVVEDYGDTERENVTKGPILLSTVPLSVEEISDSFSTSGTFVEAPMKRESESFQVVVEDYGDTERENVTKGPILLSTVPLSVEEINDSFSTSGTVVEAPMKHESESFHQEDYGDTERDNVTKGPILLSTVPLSVEEISDSFSTSGTIIDAPMKRDSPTARPTDNGRDVTDSERLPNTRMEAERVFPQGDDNDILNDTERENVTQAQMTLSTAPLSADENRGVFNNATEAPLQLVTAPLSVDLESDPFNVSGNFIQTTRKRECSLRAIKCPKDAMQMQSTFGAWMSDASQLDEGRYWLADHFSGRVLVEHRNNSTLHNGSDKMIDLRRFFQGCGHVVYKQSFYFHIAGRNRLLKFDLNTKETKTLVMENSRFHNLIYLFRNSKTYFKFAVDENGLWVIFASDTNDDTMVAKINTDRFSVESVINTRYPTTKAGNAFIVCGVLYFTDDKDREVTYAFDLKKESPLNASFDLRPANGILAMLSYYPNRKLLYMWDNSSVKICKVRLNLI is encoded by the exons ATGCAGGAGAGGAGCGGAGCTCTTCTGGCCTGGAAGGTGCTGCTGGCGGGGATGTGTGCGTTGCTGCTCACAAGCTCGGGGGGTCTGGTGTTCCTGCTGGTACGACAgaaggagctgacggaggagctggTGAGGTTGGACGCCCAGGTGCAGGTGCTGTCACGGAGCAACAGGCTGCAGGCAGCAGACCCTGCGGAGGCCGAAGATCTAAAGAAGCTTCAGCGCAGCAGAAGGAACCAGGAAGGAGAACCGAGACAAAGCGAGGACGAGAAGGatatgatgatgctgatgacgTACTCCATGGTTCCT GTCAAAGCCTTCATGGATCTGTGTAACAGCTCCAGAGGACTCTGTTTCACAG gtCCAGCTGGACCACCAG GTTTGCCCGGTCGAGCCGGGTCTTCGGGTCCTCAAGGTGCCCCGGGGCAAGAGGGGAGACGAGGAAGGAGAG GCCCCCCAGGTGAAAAAGGAGACCCTGGGCTGAAAGGCGAGACCTACAATGACATTCTCATTGAGG GTCCATCCGGTCCAAGGGGTCCACCGGGTCCACCAGGTCCACCAGGTCCACCGGGTCCACCAGGTCCACCAGGTCCAGCCTGTCCTGCTAGGAATTGTAATAAAGTTAAGAAGAAGACCATCGGAGAACCCATGGGTTCAATGG TTCCAGTAAATGCGAGCAAAGATGTTTTGAATGTCACCGTCTCCAAAATAGATCCAGTCACAAGTACGGACTTTG CCCCACTTGCTccggaaaaaaacagaaacaccttCAATCGCAGcggaaacacaaagaaaagtccAACAAAAAGTGGTAAAGACACTG AGTTAGTGTCCCCTCGGCCAGACTACGGACAGGACAAGTGGACTGAAACCAGCACAGAGGCATCGTTTCACTTATCAACAA TGTCACCAACATCCCATCCAACCTATGAGTCCAGAGAGGTTTTTAATTTGACCGGCTCTGAGAAACCGCAAGAGGAACCTG agtcACCTCATAAAGACTACAGCCATGACAACACAGAGAACGTTACAGACGGACCAATGCAATCATTTACTG ATCAACTTACTGTGGATAAAATCAGTGATTCCTTCAGTACCAGTGGAACCGTTGTTGAAGCACCCATGAAACGTG AGTCAGAATCGTTTCAAGTAGTAGTCGAAGACTACGGTGATACCGAGAGAGAAAATGTTACAAAAGGACCAATTCTGCTCTCAACAG TTCCTCTCTCTGTGGAAGAAATCAGTGATTCCTTCAGTACCAGTGGAACCTTTGTTGAAGCACCCATGAAACGTG AGTCAGAATCGTTTCAAGTAGTAGTCGAAGACTACGGTGATACCGAGAGAGAAAATGTTACAAAAGGACCAATTCTGCTCTCAACAG TTCCTCTCTCTGTGGAAGAAATCAATGATTCCTTCAGTACCAGTGGAACCGTTGTTGAAGCACCCATGAAACATG AGTCAGAATCGTTTCATCAAGAAGACTACGGTGATACCGAGAGAGATAATGTTACAAAAGGACCAATTCTGCTCTCAACAG TTCCTCTCTCTGTGGAAGAAATCAGTGATTCATTCAGTACCAGTGGAACCATTATTGATGCACCCATGAAACGTG ATTCACCAACTGCTCGTCCAACTGACAACGGCAGAGATGTCACTGACTCTGAGAGACTTCCAAACACAAGGATGGAGGCTG AGAGGGTATTTCCTCAAGGAGACGACAATGACATCTTGAATGATACTGAGAGAGAAAATGTTACACAGGCACAAATGACATTATCGACAG CTCCACTTTCCGCGGACGAAAACAGGGGTGTTTTCAACAACGCTACGGAGGCGCCACTTCAATTAGTAACAG CCCCACTCTCTGTGGATCTGGAGAGCGACCCCTTCAACGTCAGTGGAAATTTCATCCAAACAACCAGGAAACGTG aaTGCAGCCTCAGAGCTATTAAATGTCCGAAGGACGCCATGCAAATGCAAAGCACTTTTGGAGCCTGGATGTCCGATGCGTCCCAACTGGATGAAGGTCGATACTGGCTGGCCGATCATTTTTCAg GTCGAGTTTTGGTGGAGCACAGAAACAATTCGACTCTTCATAATGGAAGCGACAAAATGATAGACCTGAGAAGGTTCTTCCAGGGCTGTGGTCACGTTGTTTACAAGCAGTCATTTTACTTTCACATCGCAGGAAGAAACCGCCTCTTGAA ATTTGACCTGAACACCAAGGAAACAAAGACTCTGGTGATGGAAAACAGCAGATTTCACAACCTGATTTATCTTTTTCGCAACTCAAAGACGTATTTCAAGTTTGCTGTGGATGAAAATGGATTGTGGGTCATTTTTGCATCAGATACAAATGATGATACGATGGTTGCAAAGATTAACACTGACAGATTCTCTGTTGAGTCCGTCATTAACACTCGCTACCCTACAACtaaagcaggaaatgctttcatTGTGTGTGGGGTCCTATATTTTACAGATGACAAAGATCGAGAAGTTACATATGCCTTTGATTTAAAGAAGGAGAGTCCTCTGAATGCAAGTTTTGACTTAAGGCCAGCAAATGGTATCTTGGCTATGCTGTCATATTATCCCAACAGAAAGCTTTTGTATATGTGGGACAACAGCAGCGTGAAAATATGCAAAGTTAGGCTGAACCTAATCTAG